From Phenylobacterium immobile (ATCC 35973), a single genomic window includes:
- the trpC gene encoding indole-3-glycerol phosphate synthase TrpC gives MSDILRRIAAYKREDVAARKASREPGELEAAALAADAPRGFRAALERDHAPGKLALIAEIKRASPSRGRIRDDFDPPSLARAYAAGGASCLSILTDAPSFEGEDSYLVAARAACALPCIRKDFLVDPWQVAESRSLGADAILVILAMIDDELASSLIAEARRFGMDALVEVHDEAEMARAAALGADLVGVNNRDLRTFTLDLANTERLAKLSPPGALLVTESGIFTAADAARLEARGAKAMLVGESLMRQADVQAATQALLAL, from the coding sequence ATGAGCGACATCCTCCGGCGGATCGCCGCCTATAAGCGCGAGGACGTCGCCGCCCGAAAGGCCTCACGTGAGCCCGGCGAACTGGAAGCCGCCGCACTCGCCGCCGACGCGCCCCGCGGCTTTCGCGCGGCCCTGGAACGCGACCATGCGCCAGGTAAGCTGGCGCTGATCGCCGAGATCAAACGCGCCTCGCCGTCCCGGGGGCGGATTCGCGATGACTTTGACCCTCCGTCCTTGGCGCGCGCCTACGCAGCAGGGGGCGCGTCGTGCCTGTCGATCCTGACAGACGCCCCGAGCTTCGAGGGTGAGGACAGCTATCTCGTGGCCGCCCGCGCCGCCTGCGCCCTGCCCTGTATCCGCAAAGATTTCCTGGTTGATCCCTGGCAGGTCGCCGAGTCCCGGTCCCTCGGCGCCGATGCGATCCTGGTCATCCTGGCGATGATCGACGATGAGCTCGCCTCATCGTTGATCGCTGAAGCCCGTCGCTTCGGCATGGACGCTCTGGTCGAGGTTCACGACGAAGCTGAGATGGCCCGCGCCGCCGCGCTGGGCGCCGACCTGGTGGGCGTGAACAACCGTGACCTGCGGACCTTCACGCTGGATCTGGCGAATACCGAACGATTGGCGAAACTGTCGCCGCCGGGGGCTCTGCTAGTGACAGAGAGCGGCATCTTTACCGCGGCCGACGCCGCGCGGCTCGAAGCCCGTGGCGCCAAGGCGATGCTGGTGGGTGAAAGCCTGATGCGTCAGGCGGACGTGCAAGCGGCGACTCAGGCCTTGCTGGCCCTCTGA
- the trpE gene encoding anthranilate synthase component I has product MKLEPAFEAFAEVHAKGAPQLVWTRLIDDLETPVSAYLKIGHGRPYAFLFESVEGGAWRGRYSIITLKPDLVWRCHGEQAEIAEGDDIAAGRFTSQPGGALESLRELVAASRIDLPAGLPPPSAGLYGAIGYDMIRLFEHLPDINPDTLGLPDGVMTRPSVVAVFDAIAQEIILVTQVRPGEAETTAAYEAARERLAAIVADLRKATPQLTGQGAPQPDQFTSLVSREDFHGVVAKAKDYIAAGDVFQVVLSHRFRSPFARDPFSLYRSLRRTNPSPFLFYLDFGDFQMAGSSPEILVRLRDNKVTIRPLAGTRRRGATPEEDLALEAELKSDPKEIAEHLMLLDLGRNDVGRVTMLKKKGSNAPAVASAKPRVRVTDSFFVERYSHVMHLASNVEGDAPDGLDPVDVIMSALPAGTLSGAPKVRAMEIIDELEIEKRGIGYAGAAGYFGCDGSLDTCIILRTAFFKDGMMYVQAGAGIVADSDPDSEYAETLQKAAALRRAAEESWRFV; this is encoded by the coding sequence ATGAAGCTAGAGCCCGCCTTCGAGGCGTTCGCCGAAGTCCACGCCAAGGGCGCGCCTCAGCTGGTCTGGACGCGCCTCATCGATGATCTTGAGACGCCCGTTTCCGCCTATCTGAAGATCGGCCATGGCCGGCCGTACGCCTTCCTCTTTGAATCCGTGGAAGGCGGAGCCTGGCGGGGGCGCTATTCGATCATCACCCTAAAGCCCGATCTGGTGTGGCGCTGCCATGGCGAGCAAGCCGAGATCGCCGAGGGCGACGACATTGCTGCGGGCAGGTTTACGTCGCAGCCCGGCGGCGCCCTCGAAAGCCTGCGTGAACTGGTCGCGGCATCGCGTATCGATCTGCCGGCGGGTCTGCCGCCGCCCTCCGCGGGCCTCTATGGCGCGATCGGCTACGATATGATCCGCCTGTTCGAGCACTTGCCGGACATCAACCCGGACACCCTGGGCCTGCCGGACGGGGTGATGACGCGCCCATCGGTCGTGGCGGTGTTCGACGCTATCGCTCAGGAGATCATCCTGGTCACCCAGGTGCGTCCAGGGGAGGCGGAGACGACCGCGGCCTATGAGGCGGCGCGCGAACGACTGGCGGCGATCGTCGCTGACCTGCGCAAGGCCACGCCGCAACTGACCGGCCAGGGCGCGCCGCAGCCGGACCAGTTCACCAGCCTGGTGAGCCGCGAGGATTTCCATGGCGTGGTCGCCAAGGCCAAAGACTACATCGCCGCCGGCGATGTCTTCCAGGTCGTGCTCAGCCACCGGTTCCGCAGTCCCTTCGCGCGCGATCCCTTCTCGCTCTATCGGTCGCTCCGTCGGACGAACCCCTCGCCGTTCCTCTTCTATCTCGACTTCGGCGATTTCCAGATGGCGGGCTCGTCGCCGGAAATCCTGGTGCGCCTGCGCGACAACAAGGTCACCATCCGACCGCTGGCCGGCACCCGTCGACGTGGCGCGACACCGGAGGAAGATCTGGCGCTGGAAGCCGAACTAAAGTCCGACCCCAAGGAGATCGCTGAGCACCTCATGCTCCTCGACCTGGGCCGCAACGACGTCGGCCGGGTGACGATGCTGAAGAAAAAGGGCTCGAACGCCCCCGCCGTCGCCAGCGCCAAGCCGCGCGTGCGCGTCACCGACAGCTTCTTCGTCGAGCGCTATAGTCACGTCATGCACCTGGCCTCGAACGTCGAGGGCGATGCGCCCGATGGCCTCGATCCGGTCGACGTGATCATGTCGGCCCTGCCCGCCGGCACGCTCTCAGGCGCGCCCAAGGTGCGGGCGATGGAGATCATCGACGAACTCGAGATCGAAAAGCGCGGCATCGGCTATGCCGGCGCAGCTGGCTATTTCGGCTGTGATGGTTCGCTCGACACCTGCATCATCCTGCGTACCGCCTTCTTCAAGGACGGCATGATGTACGTGCAGGCCGGCGCCGGCATCGTCGCCGACTCCGATCCGGATTCGGAATACGCCGAGACTTTGCAGAAGGCGGCGGCCTTGCGGCGCGCGGCTGAGGAAAGCTGGCGTTTCGTCTGA
- a CDS encoding anthranilate synthase component II → MILVIDNYDSFTYNLVHYLSELGAETLVHRNDDLTAAEALSLRPAGVLLSPGPCTPNEAGICLELLAAAPDDLPILGVCLGHQAIGQAFGGEVVRARALMHGKTSQVRHDGEGVFQGLPSPFTATRYHSLAVRPESLPDTLVANAWTADGEIMGLRHRDRPIHGVQFHPESIATEHGHELLANFLVLAGVTSRVPA, encoded by the coding sequence ATGATCCTGGTCATCGATAACTACGACAGCTTTACATACAACCTGGTTCACTACCTGAGCGAACTGGGCGCAGAGACGCTTGTTCATCGCAACGACGACCTGACAGCCGCCGAGGCCCTGTCCTTGCGCCCGGCCGGCGTCCTGTTGTCGCCCGGCCCGTGCACGCCCAACGAAGCCGGCATCTGCTTAGAACTTCTGGCCGCCGCGCCCGACGACCTGCCGATCCTGGGGGTCTGCCTGGGTCACCAGGCGATTGGCCAGGCCTTCGGCGGCGAGGTGGTTCGCGCGCGCGCGCTGATGCACGGCAAGACCAGCCAGGTTCGCCACGACGGTGAAGGCGTGTTCCAGGGTCTGCCAAGCCCCTTCACCGCAACCCGCTACCACAGCCTAGCGGTGCGCCCTGAAAGTCTGCCGGATACTCTGGTCGCTAACGCATGGACGGCGGACGGCGAGATCATGGGTCTGCGCCATCGTGACCGTCCGATCCACGGCGTGCAGTTCCACCCGGAATCCATCGCCACCGAGCACGGCCACGAACTGCTCGCCAATTTCCTGGTCCTGGCGGGCGTCACCTCGCGCGTCCCGGCCTAG
- the trpD gene encoding anthranilate phosphoribosyltransferase, translating to MSEAFKPLLRRLADGATLSEDDAEAFFAACLRGEPTPAQTAAAVTAMRLRGETVGEITASARAMRAAAIRLDHRHDVIDVCGTGGDGLHTLNISTAVAFVAAGAGVKVAKHGNRALSSRSGAGDILSELGVDLAADGERQRRALDEANICFLFAPAHHGAMRHVAPIRADLGFRTIFNLLGPLTNPAGAKRQLLGVFDSRWVEPLARVLGALGAEKAWTVHGQGMDELTTTGESQVAEWRDGQVRLFTISPEAVGLPRASLSDLTGGSPAENAEALRELFAGKTGAYRDIVLLNTAAALLVADKVETLRDGVTVAAAVIDDGRAAQALARLVEISQS from the coding sequence GTGTCCGAGGCCTTCAAGCCCCTGCTGCGGCGCCTCGCCGACGGCGCGACGCTGTCGGAGGATGACGCCGAAGCCTTCTTCGCCGCCTGTCTGCGTGGCGAGCCGACGCCGGCCCAGACGGCCGCCGCGGTCACGGCCATGCGGCTGCGCGGCGAGACCGTGGGCGAGATCACCGCCTCGGCCCGCGCCATGCGCGCAGCGGCGATCCGGCTGGATCATAGGCACGATGTCATCGACGTCTGCGGCACCGGCGGCGATGGCCTGCATACGCTGAACATATCCACCGCCGTCGCCTTCGTGGCCGCCGGCGCAGGCGTCAAGGTCGCCAAACACGGCAACCGGGCGTTGTCGTCACGGTCTGGCGCAGGCGACATCCTGAGTGAACTCGGCGTCGATCTGGCGGCCGACGGCGAGCGCCAGAGGCGTGCGCTCGACGAGGCCAATATCTGCTTCCTGTTTGCGCCGGCTCACCACGGCGCCATGCGCCACGTGGCGCCAATCCGCGCCGATCTGGGTTTCCGCACCATCTTCAACCTGCTGGGCCCGCTGACTAATCCCGCGGGCGCGAAGCGGCAACTGCTGGGTGTGTTCGATTCGCGCTGGGTCGAGCCCCTGGCGCGCGTGCTGGGCGCGCTTGGCGCCGAGAAGGCCTGGACCGTCCATGGCCAGGGCATGGACGAGCTGACAACCACCGGCGAGAGTCAGGTCGCCGAATGGCGCGACGGCCAAGTGCGGCTTTTCACCATCTCGCCGGAGGCGGTCGGCTTGCCGCGGGCGTCGCTTTCAGACCTGACCGGCGGTTCGCCCGCTGAGAACGCCGAGGCGTTGCGTGAGCTGTTCGCCGGCAAGACCGGCGCCTATCGCGATATTGTCCTGTTGAACACCGCCGCGGCCCTCCTGGTGGCCGACAAGGTCGAGACCCTGCGCGACGGCGTGACCGTAGCCGCCGCCGTGATCGACGACGGCCGGGCGGCCCAGGCGCTGGCGCGGCTTGTGGAGATCAGCCAGTCATGA